In the Enterobacter cloacae subsp. cloacae ATCC 13047 genome, GAATACATCATGCAGTTTGACTGGAGCGCCATCTGGCCTGCCATTCCTCTCTTGCTTGAAGGCGCTAAAATGACCCTGTGGATTTCGGTCCTCGGTCTGGTTGGCGGGTTGATTATCGGTCTTGTCGCCGGTTTCGCCCGCACCTACGGTGGCTGGATTGCAAACCACATCGCACTGGTTTTCATCGAAGTGATCCGCGGCACGCCTATTGTCGTACAGGTCATGTTCATCTACTTCGCCCTGCCAATGGCCTTCACCGACCTGCGCATCGACCCGTTCAGCGCCGCCGTCGTGACCATTATGATCAACTCAGGTGCCTACATCGCGGAAATTACGCGCGGTGCGGTGCTGTCGATTCATAAAGGCTTCAGTGAAGCGGGTCTGGCGTTAGGTCTTTCGCGTCGCGAAACCATCCGTCACGTAATTCTGCCTCTGG is a window encoding:
- the glnP gene encoding glutamine ABC transporter permease GlnP: MQFDWSAIWPAIPLLLEGAKMTLWISVLGLVGGLIIGLVAGFARTYGGWIANHIALVFIEVIRGTPIVVQVMFIYFALPMAFTDLRIDPFSAAVVTIMINSGAYIAEITRGAVLSIHKGFSEAGLALGLSRRETIRHVILPLALRRMLPPLGNQWIISIKDTSLFIVIGVAELTRQGQEIIAGNFRALEIWSAVAVVYLIITLVLSFVLRRLERRMKIL